One Actinomadura viridis genomic region harbors:
- a CDS encoding cytochrome c biogenesis CcdA family protein, giving the protein MNVAEAVASGSLLVAAPLAVLAGLVSFVSPCVLPLVPGYLSYVTGMSGADLGEQRRGRLLVGAALFIAGFTVVFVTAGVAFGGLGRWLLEYQDPITRVLGAATIVFGLAFMGFVPGLQRTLKAGRLPAAGLAGAPLLGMLFGLGWTPCIGPTLAAVQALSFSEASATRGALLSLAYCLGLGLPFVATALAYRRALGAFGTVKRHYGLVMRIGGGMLVAIGVLLVTGLWNDLTIELKSWISGFETVI; this is encoded by the coding sequence ATGAACGTCGCGGAGGCGGTCGCGAGCGGATCGCTGCTGGTGGCGGCGCCGCTGGCGGTCCTGGCCGGGCTCGTCTCGTTCGTGTCGCCGTGCGTGCTGCCGCTGGTGCCGGGCTACCTGTCGTACGTGACCGGGATGAGCGGTGCCGACCTGGGCGAGCAGCGGCGCGGGCGGCTGCTGGTGGGCGCGGCGCTGTTCATCGCGGGTTTCACCGTGGTGTTCGTGACGGCCGGGGTGGCCTTCGGCGGGCTGGGCCGGTGGCTGCTGGAGTACCAGGACCCGATCACCCGGGTGCTGGGCGCGGCCACCATCGTGTTCGGGCTGGCGTTCATGGGGTTCGTGCCGGGTCTCCAGCGCACCCTGAAGGCGGGGCGGCTGCCCGCCGCCGGGCTGGCCGGGGCGCCGCTGCTGGGCATGCTGTTCGGGCTCGGCTGGACACCGTGCATCGGACCCACGCTGGCGGCGGTGCAGGCGCTGTCGTTCAGCGAGGCGAGCGCCACGCGGGGCGCGCTGCTGTCGCTGGCGTACTGCCTCGGCCTGGGCCTGCCGTTCGTGGCCACCGCGCTGGCCTACCGGCGGGCGCTCGGCGCGTTCGGCACGGTGAAGCGGCACTACGGCCTCGTCATGCGGATCGGCGGGGGGATGCTCGTCGCCATCGGCGTGCTGCTGGTGACCGGGCTCTGGAACGACCTGACCATCGAGCTGAAGTCGTGGATCAGCGGCTTCGAGACGGTGATTTGA
- the resB gene encoding cytochrome c biogenesis protein ResB: protein MAKTPDTDVQTGLPDETGNGAETPAAAADGAATGAPAERRPPREVPRPKGLGPVGWARWGWRQLTTMRTALILLFLVALGAVPGSILPQRGQAPEKVAEYFEKHATLAPWLDRLSMFDVFAAPWFAAIYILLFVSLAGCVIPRALQHYRGMRARPPAAPRNLLRLPQSASYETGAAPDEVLAEARKVLRKRRFRVDAGEASIASEKGYLGETGNLVFHLALLGLLLALGVGNVFGYRGNVVLTEGKPFANSLSYYDQFMPGREFDSDRLPPFSMTLDDFNATYETQGERRGQATDFQAKLRYRDTPTSQEKPYNLRVNHPLDVGGAKVYLLGHGYAPVFTVRDAKGNVAFRDSVPFLPMEQRNYTSEGVIKAPDAEPEQLAFYGILWPTAMASEDQKQIVSAFPAPIRPVVTISSFKGDIGLDSGTPQSVYKLDGIGKTLQPVKGGQKLLEPGETLSLPEGAGSITFDGLREWTSLSVNHDPGRMPALIAAVLAIAGIVASFMVRRRRVWVRARAGEGGRTVVEVGGLTLGHPTQEFEEIVAALRGPEERGTGERPARQSEADPDPASATDTKE from the coding sequence ATGGCGAAGACGCCGGACACCGACGTCCAGACCGGCCTCCCGGACGAGACCGGGAACGGGGCCGAGACCCCGGCGGCCGCCGCGGACGGCGCCGCGACCGGGGCGCCCGCCGAGCGGCGGCCTCCCCGGGAGGTGCCGCGGCCCAAGGGGCTCGGCCCGGTCGGCTGGGCGCGCTGGGGCTGGCGCCAGCTCACCACCATGCGGACGGCGCTGATCCTGCTGTTCCTGGTGGCGCTGGGCGCGGTCCCCGGATCGATCCTGCCGCAGCGCGGGCAGGCCCCCGAGAAGGTCGCCGAGTACTTCGAGAAGCACGCGACGCTGGCTCCCTGGCTGGACCGGCTGTCGATGTTCGACGTGTTCGCCGCGCCCTGGTTCGCGGCCATCTACATCCTGCTGTTCGTCTCGCTGGCCGGCTGCGTCATCCCGCGGGCGCTCCAGCACTACAGGGGGATGCGGGCGCGGCCCCCGGCGGCGCCGCGCAACCTGCTCCGGCTGCCGCAGTCGGCGTCGTACGAGACCGGCGCCGCACCGGACGAGGTGCTGGCCGAGGCGCGGAAGGTGCTGCGCAAACGCCGCTTCCGGGTGGACGCGGGCGAGGCGTCGATCGCCTCGGAGAAGGGCTACCTGGGCGAGACCGGCAACCTGGTCTTCCATCTCGCGCTGCTGGGCCTGCTGCTCGCGCTCGGGGTGGGCAACGTCTTCGGCTACCGCGGCAACGTGGTGCTCACCGAGGGCAAGCCGTTCGCCAACTCGCTGTCGTACTACGACCAGTTCATGCCGGGCCGGGAGTTCGACAGCGACCGGCTCCCGCCCTTCTCGATGACCCTGGACGACTTCAACGCCACGTACGAGACCCAGGGCGAGCGGCGCGGCCAGGCGACCGACTTCCAGGCCAAGCTCCGCTACCGGGACACGCCCACGTCGCAGGAGAAGCCGTACAACCTGCGGGTGAACCACCCGCTGGACGTGGGCGGCGCCAAGGTCTACCTGCTCGGGCACGGATACGCGCCGGTGTTCACCGTCCGCGACGCCAAGGGGAACGTCGCCTTCCGGGACTCGGTGCCGTTCCTGCCGATGGAGCAGCGCAACTACACCTCCGAGGGCGTCATCAAGGCCCCGGACGCCGAGCCCGAGCAGCTGGCCTTCTACGGCATCCTGTGGCCGACCGCGATGGCCAGCGAGGACCAGAAGCAGATCGTCTCCGCGTTCCCCGCGCCGATCCGGCCGGTGGTGACGATCTCCTCGTTCAAGGGCGACATCGGCCTCGACTCGGGCACCCCGCAGTCGGTCTACAAGCTCGACGGCATCGGCAAGACGCTGCAGCCGGTCAAGGGCGGCCAGAAGCTGCTGGAGCCGGGGGAGACCCTGTCGCTGCCCGAGGGCGCCGGATCCATCACCTTCGACGGGCTGCGCGAGTGGACCAGCCTGTCGGTCAACCACGACCCCGGACGGATGCCCGCGCTGATCGCGGCCGTCCTGGCGATCGCCGGGATCGTGGCCTCGTTCATGGTCCGGCGCCGCAGGGTGTGGGTCCGTGCGCGGGCCGGAGAGGGCGGGCGTACGGTGGTCGAGGTCGGGGGGCTCACGCTGGGGCACCCGACCCAGGAGTTCGAGGAGATCGTGGCCGCGCTGCGCGGCCCGGAGGAGCGCGGGACCGGTGAGCGGCCCGCGCGGCAGTCCGAGGCCGACCCAGATCCCGCGTCGGCGACCGACACTAAGGAGTGA
- the ccsB gene encoding c-type cytochrome biogenesis protein CcsB has protein sequence MGSADLANLSDKLMLTTVVLYIVAMVAYAADLGFGRRRAATAGTEEGTGAESEAGAEAKEKAKVLVGAGGAAPADGAATATAGTADADTGDEAGDEAATGRRQVDWARLAITMNVLGWAAHLGTILTRGLAAERWPWGNMYEFLVAIAFAAVSAFLVVLWRFKARFLGAFVSLAAVVALGVANIWLYSSVGPLVPALNSYWIAIHVSAAIIATGAFTVAGASTILYLIKARQEARGAVAGSGPLAHVPGADVLDRLALRVTMFAFPIWTAAIIMGAIWADEAWGRYWGWDPKEIWSFITWVVYAAYLHARATAGWKGRKAAILSLVAFAALMFNFFGVNYMFSGLHSYA, from the coding sequence GTGGGTAGTGCCGACCTCGCGAATCTGAGCGACAAGCTCATGCTGACGACCGTGGTCCTGTACATCGTCGCCATGGTCGCGTACGCGGCCGATCTGGGCTTCGGGCGGCGCCGGGCGGCCACGGCCGGCACGGAGGAGGGTACGGGGGCCGAGTCCGAAGCCGGGGCCGAGGCCAAGGAGAAGGCCAAGGTCCTGGTCGGCGCGGGCGGAGCCGCTCCGGCGGACGGCGCCGCCACCGCCACGGCCGGGACCGCCGACGCCGACACCGGCGACGAGGCCGGGGACGAGGCCGCGACCGGGCGCCGCCAGGTCGACTGGGCCCGGCTGGCGATCACGATGAACGTGCTCGGCTGGGCGGCCCACCTCGGCACCATCCTGACCCGCGGGCTGGCCGCCGAGCGCTGGCCGTGGGGCAACATGTACGAGTTCCTCGTCGCCATCGCCTTCGCCGCCGTGTCCGCCTTCCTGGTGGTGCTGTGGCGCTTCAAGGCCCGCTTCCTCGGCGCCTTCGTCAGCCTCGCCGCGGTCGTCGCGCTCGGCGTGGCCAACATCTGGCTCTACAGCTCGGTCGGCCCGCTGGTCCCGGCGCTGAACTCGTACTGGATCGCGATCCACGTCTCGGCCGCCATCATCGCCACCGGCGCGTTCACCGTCGCCGGCGCGTCCACCATCCTCTACCTGATCAAGGCGCGCCAGGAGGCGCGGGGGGCCGTCGCCGGCAGCGGACCGCTCGCCCACGTCCCCGGCGCCGACGTGCTGGACCGGCTCGCGCTGCGGGTCACCATGTTCGCGTTCCCGATCTGGACCGCCGCGATCATCATGGGCGCCATCTGGGCGGACGAGGCGTGGGGCCGCTACTGGGGCTGGGACCCCAAGGAGATCTGGTCGTTCATCACCTGGGTCGTGTACGCGGCCTACCTGCACGCGCGCGCCACGGCGGGCTGGAAGGGCCGCAAGGCCGCGATCCTGTCGCTGGTCGCGTTCGCCGCGCTGATGTTCAACTTCTTCGGCGTGAACTACATGTTCTCCGGCCTGCACTCGTACGCCTGA
- a CDS encoding PLDc N-terminal domain-containing protein, whose product MAYVLLSLVLIGVWLFALFDVITTGEGGVRHLPKFGWFLVVLLGMLPGAVLWLALGRARPSSPHAGEAPERGRRAPTEAPKGPDDDPAFLRDLERRLREEE is encoded by the coding sequence ATGGCGTATGTGCTGCTCTCGCTCGTCCTGATCGGTGTGTGGCTGTTCGCGCTCTTCGACGTGATCACCACCGGCGAGGGGGGCGTACGGCACCTTCCCAAGTTCGGCTGGTTCCTGGTCGTGCTGCTCGGGATGCTGCCGGGGGCGGTGCTGTGGCTGGCGCTGGGCCGGGCGCGCCCGAGCTCACCGCACGCCGGGGAGGCCCCGGAGCGCGGGCGGCGGGCGCCGACCGAGGCCCCGAAGGGCCCTGACGACGATCCCGCGTTCCTGCGCGACCTCGAACGCCGGCTGCGCGAGGAGGAGTAG
- a CDS encoding BldC family transcriptional regulator has translation MESTSERLLTPGEVAALFRVDPKTVTRWAAAGRISSIRTPGGHRRFRESEVHALLRGEEPVAEHAR, from the coding sequence GTGGAGAGCACCAGCGAGCGCCTGCTGACTCCCGGAGAGGTCGCCGCCCTCTTCCGGGTCGATCCTAAGACGGTGACGCGGTGGGCCGCGGCCGGACGGATCAGCAGCATCCGCACTCCCGGGGGCCACCGCCGCTTCCGCGAGTCCGAAGTGCACGCGCTGCTGCGCGGAGAAGAGCCGGTCGCCGAGCACGCACGCTGA
- a CDS encoding DUF4229 domain-containing protein produces the protein MRSVLFYTAARFAIFLGTVAILALFGARGLLLLGLAVLISGIVSFVLLSGQRDAMSTAVISGFQERRRRFERARTKEDG, from the coding sequence ATGCGCTCCGTACTCTTCTACACCGCCGCCCGGTTCGCGATCTTCCTGGGCACGGTCGCGATCCTGGCCCTGTTCGGCGCCCGCGGGCTGCTGCTGCTCGGGCTGGCCGTACTGATCAGCGGCATCGTCAGCTTCGTCCTGCTGTCCGGGCAGCGCGACGCGATGTCCACCGCCGTCATCTCCGGCTTCCAGGAACGCCGGCGCAGGTTCGAGCGCGCGCGCACCAAGGAAGACGGCTGA
- a CDS encoding demethylmenaquinone methyltransferase → MTRASLDKQPADVAAMFDRTAERYDLLNGLMTGGQDRRWRRAVVEAVGARPGERILDLAAGTGTSSVPFAEAGAHTVACDFSLGMLRVGVRRQEGVRRLSFVAGDALRLPFADGVFDAVTISFGLRNVADTEAALRELRRVTRPGGRLLICEVSHPGNTLLRFGHRMHLRFGLPTLARVSSNPDSYTYLAESTLAWPDQAALARTVQAAGWGEVRWRDLTFGVVALHHATNPV, encoded by the coding sequence ATGACCCGCGCCTCTCTCGACAAGCAGCCGGCCGATGTGGCGGCGATGTTCGACCGCACCGCCGAGCGCTACGACCTGCTCAACGGCCTGATGACCGGAGGGCAGGACCGGCGCTGGCGGCGGGCGGTGGTCGAGGCCGTGGGCGCCCGGCCGGGCGAGCGGATCCTGGATCTGGCCGCCGGTACCGGCACCTCCTCGGTCCCCTTCGCCGAGGCGGGCGCGCACACCGTGGCGTGCGACTTCTCCCTGGGCATGCTCCGTGTCGGGGTGCGGCGGCAGGAGGGCGTCCGGCGGCTGAGCTTCGTCGCCGGTGACGCGCTGCGGCTGCCGTTCGCCGACGGCGTGTTCGACGCGGTGACCATCTCCTTCGGGCTGCGGAACGTGGCCGACACCGAGGCCGCGCTGCGCGAGCTGCGCCGGGTCACCAGGCCCGGCGGGCGGCTGCTGATCTGTGAGGTCAGTCACCCGGGCAACACGCTGCTCCGTTTCGGGCACCGCATGCACCTGAGATTCGGCCTGCCCACACTGGCCCGGGTCAGTTCCAATCCCGACTCCTACACCTATCTCGCCGAGTCGACGCTCGCCTGGCCGGACCAGGCGGCGCTGGCGCGGACCGTCCAGGCAGCGGGCTGGGGCGAGGTGCGCTGGCGCGATCTCACCTTCGGTGTCGTCGCGCTCCACCACGCCACCAATCCGGTGTGA
- a CDS encoding geranylgeranyl reductase family protein → MTDSTRQADVIVVGAGPAGASTAYWLAQSGLDVLLLEKATFPRDKICGDGLTPRAVRALIGMGVDIDAPGWARNKGLRIYGGGVKIELPWPELASFPDYGLVRTRTDLDRLLAEHAAKAGARLLQGCAVTAPILDERTDRIVGVTARHAGEEVEFRAPLVVAADGNSTRLSLAMGLRRREDRPMGVAVRRYYETPRHDDEYMEAWLELWDGQRLLPGYGWVFPVGDGTSNVGLGLLNTSKAFQNVDYRGMLKRWTANMPEEWRFAEEHATGPIRGAALPMGFNRQPHYTRGMLLVGDAGGMINPFNGEGIDYALESGRLAAEIMIQALARRTAAQRERTLYEYPRILKADHGGYFTLARIFVHAIGDPRVMKFLTSHGLPHPTLMRFTLKLLANLTDRHSGDAMDRLINAMQKVAPAA, encoded by the coding sequence GTGACCGACTCCACCCGGCAGGCAGACGTCATCGTCGTCGGGGCCGGACCCGCCGGGGCCTCCACGGCCTACTGGCTGGCCCAGTCCGGGCTGGATGTGCTGTTGCTGGAGAAGGCCACCTTCCCGCGCGACAAGATCTGCGGCGACGGGCTGACCCCGCGTGCCGTGCGCGCCCTGATCGGCATGGGCGTCGACATCGACGCCCCCGGCTGGGCGCGCAACAAGGGCCTGCGCATCTACGGCGGCGGCGTCAAGATCGAGCTGCCCTGGCCCGAGCTGGCGAGCTTCCCCGACTACGGCCTGGTCCGTACCCGCACCGACCTGGACCGGCTGCTCGCCGAGCACGCCGCCAAGGCCGGCGCCCGCCTGCTGCAGGGCTGCGCGGTGACCGCCCCGATCCTGGACGAGCGCACCGACCGCATCGTCGGCGTCACCGCCCGCCACGCGGGCGAGGAGGTCGAGTTCCGCGCCCCGCTCGTGGTGGCCGCCGACGGCAACTCCACCCGGCTCTCGCTGGCCATGGGCCTGCGGCGGCGCGAGGACCGCCCCATGGGCGTGGCCGTACGGCGCTACTACGAGACCCCCCGCCACGACGACGAGTACATGGAGGCGTGGCTGGAGCTGTGGGACGGCCAGAGGCTGCTCCCCGGCTACGGCTGGGTCTTCCCGGTCGGCGACGGCACCTCCAACGTCGGCCTCGGCCTGCTCAACACCAGCAAGGCGTTCCAGAACGTCGACTACCGCGGGATGCTCAAGCGCTGGACCGCGAACATGCCCGAGGAGTGGCGGTTCGCCGAGGAGCACGCGACCGGGCCGATCCGCGGCGCCGCGCTGCCCATGGGCTTCAACCGCCAGCCGCACTACACCCGGGGAATGCTGCTGGTCGGCGACGCCGGCGGCATGATCAACCCGTTCAACGGCGAGGGCATCGACTACGCCCTGGAGTCGGGCCGGCTGGCCGCCGAGATCATGATTCAGGCGCTGGCCCGGCGCACCGCGGCCCAGCGCGAGCGGACCCTGTACGAGTACCCGCGTATCCTCAAGGCCGACCACGGCGGCTACTTCACCCTGGCCCGGATCTTCGTGCACGCCATCGGAGACCCCAGGGTCATGAAGTTCCTCACCTCGCACGGCCTGCCGCACCCGACCTTGATGCGCTTCACCCTGAAGCTGCTGGCCAACCTCACCGACCGGCACAGCGGCGACGCGATGGACCGGCTCATCAACGCGATGCAGAAGGTGGCGCCGGCGGCATGA
- a CDS encoding NADH-quinone oxidoreductase subunit A produces MDLYVPIIVLGVLAFGFAAFSVLMAAVTGPKRWNRAKLDAYECGIEPTPQPVGGGRFPVKYYLTAMLFIVFDIEIIFLYPWAVAFDRLGLFGLVEMVLFILTVLVAYAYIWRRGGLEWD; encoded by the coding sequence ATGGATCTCTATGTACCGATCATTGTGCTGGGAGTCCTCGCCTTCGGCTTCGCGGCCTTCTCCGTTCTGATGGCCGCCGTCACCGGGCCGAAGCGGTGGAACCGCGCCAAGCTCGACGCCTACGAGTGCGGGATCGAGCCGACCCCGCAGCCGGTCGGCGGCGGGCGCTTCCCGGTGAAGTACTACCTGACGGCGATGCTCTTCATCGTCTTCGACATCGAGATCATCTTCCTGTACCCCTGGGCCGTCGCCTTCGACCGCCTCGGGCTGTTCGGCCTGGTGGAGATGGTTCTGTTCATCCTTACCGTGCTGGTGGCGTACGCCTACATCTGGCGGCGCGGTGGTCTGGAGTGGGATTGA
- a CDS encoding NuoB/complex I 20 kDa subunit family protein, with protein MGLEEKLPSGFLLTTVEQVAGWARKSSVWPATFGLACCAIEMMAAGDPKHDFSRWGMERASATPRQADLMIVAGRVSQKMGPVLRQIYDQMTEPKWVIAMGVCASSGGMFNNYAVVQGVDHIVPVDIYLPGCPPRPEMLIDAILKLHDKIQNTKLGPQRARQIEELEEAKRRRLPLLGVPGGTV; from the coding sequence ATGGGTCTTGAGGAGAAACTCCCCAGCGGTTTTCTGCTGACGACGGTCGAGCAGGTCGCCGGATGGGCGCGCAAGAGTTCGGTCTGGCCGGCCACCTTCGGGCTGGCCTGCTGCGCCATCGAGATGATGGCCGCCGGTGACCCCAAGCACGACTTCTCCCGCTGGGGGATGGAACGCGCCTCGGCCACCCCCCGGCAGGCCGACCTGATGATCGTGGCGGGCCGGGTGAGCCAGAAGATGGGCCCCGTCCTGCGGCAGATCTACGACCAGATGACCGAGCCCAAGTGGGTCATCGCGATGGGCGTGTGCGCCTCCTCGGGCGGCATGTTCAACAACTACGCGGTCGTGCAGGGCGTCGACCACATCGTCCCGGTGGACATCTACCTGCCCGGCTGCCCGCCGCGGCCGGAGATGCTGATCGACGCGATCCTGAAGCTGCACGACAAGATCCAGAACACCAAGCTCGGCCCGCAGCGCGCGCGGCAGATCGAGGAGCTGGAAGAGGCCAAGCGCCGCCGGCTGCCCCTGCTCGGCGTGCCGGGAGGGACCGTATGA
- a CDS encoding NADH-quinone oxidoreductase subunit C, whose amino-acid sequence MSSQHPEQKAEQAADRLPAHTEEERREQPVARTGMFGAKTTGDTSGYGGLVIRQAPKVSSPRPYGGPEGVAERGEFDEIADELERALGGAAAAGGPAFGDAIERVVVDRGELTFYVRREHLQAVAKTMRDDPELRFELCSGLSGVHYPQDAGAELHSVVHLLSITHNRRVRLETTCPDADPHIPSLVSVYPTNDWHERETYDFFGIIYDGHPALTRIEMPDDWVGHPQRKDYPLGGIPVEYRGAEIPPPDERRSYV is encoded by the coding sequence ATGAGCTCACAGCATCCGGAACAGAAGGCCGAGCAGGCCGCCGACCGGCTTCCCGCGCACACCGAGGAGGAGCGCCGGGAGCAGCCGGTCGCCCGGACCGGCATGTTCGGGGCCAAGACCACCGGTGACACCTCCGGGTACGGCGGGCTGGTCATCCGGCAGGCGCCGAAGGTCTCCAGCCCCCGTCCGTACGGGGGGCCCGAGGGGGTCGCGGAGCGGGGCGAGTTCGACGAGATCGCCGACGAGCTGGAACGTGCCCTGGGCGGCGCGGCGGCGGCGGGCGGGCCCGCCTTCGGCGACGCGATCGAGCGGGTCGTCGTCGACCGCGGGGAACTGACGTTCTACGTGCGGCGCGAGCACCTGCAGGCCGTGGCGAAGACCATGCGGGACGACCCCGAGCTGCGCTTCGAGCTGTGCTCGGGGCTGTCGGGCGTGCACTACCCGCAGGACGCCGGCGCGGAGCTGCACTCGGTCGTGCACCTGCTGTCGATCACGCACAACCGGCGCGTCCGGCTGGAGACGACCTGCCCGGACGCCGACCCGCACATCCCGTCGCTGGTGTCGGTCTACCCGACGAACGACTGGCACGAGCGGGAGACCTACGACTTCTTCGGGATCATCTACGACGGTCATCCGGCGCTCACCCGCATCGAGATGCCCGACGACTGGGTCGGCCACCCGCAGCGCAAGGACTATCCTCTCGGCGGCATTCCCGTCGAGTACCGCGGAGCGGAGATCCCGCCGCCCGACGAGCGGAGGTCGTACGTATGA
- a CDS encoding NADH-quinone oxidoreductase subunit D has product MSPSTKYTEYDAYAADEAAEGKVFDVSGQDWDQVISGAEDVGDERMVINMGPQHPSTHGVLRIVLTLDGETVNEARVGIGYLHTGIEKNMEFRTWTQGTTFCTRMDYLAPIFNETAYCLSVERLLGITDQVPERASIIRVMMMELNRISSHLVAIATFGLELGASTVMLNGFLEREYTLDLFEEITGLRMNMAYVRPGGVAQDLPSGALSKIRDYLDRMPKRIQAMRKLMDANPVYLARTKDVAYLDLTGCMALGITGPVLRSTGLPWDLRKSQPYCGYENYDFEVATEESADVYGRYLVRMTEMEESLKIVEQCWERLQTVKGPVMVEDKKIGWPAQLAIGADGMGNSPRHIAHIMGTSMEALIHHFKLVTEGFRVPAGQAYVPIESPRGELAAHVVSDGGTRPFRVHFREPSFVNLQAAPVMCEGGMVADVIAAVASIDPVMGGVDR; this is encoded by the coding sequence ATGAGCCCCTCGACGAAGTACACCGAGTACGACGCCTACGCCGCCGACGAGGCGGCCGAGGGCAAGGTCTTCGACGTCTCCGGGCAGGACTGGGACCAGGTGATCTCGGGCGCCGAGGACGTCGGCGACGAGCGCATGGTGATCAACATGGGGCCGCAGCACCCCTCCACGCACGGCGTGCTGCGGATCGTCCTGACGCTGGACGGCGAGACGGTGAACGAGGCGCGGGTCGGCATCGGCTACCTGCACACCGGCATCGAGAAGAACATGGAGTTCCGGACCTGGACCCAGGGCACCACGTTCTGCACGCGGATGGACTACCTGGCGCCGATCTTCAACGAGACGGCGTACTGCCTGAGCGTGGAGCGGCTGCTGGGGATCACCGACCAGGTGCCGGAGCGGGCCTCGATCATCCGCGTGATGATGATGGAGCTCAACCGGATCTCCTCGCACCTGGTGGCCATCGCCACGTTCGGCCTGGAGCTGGGCGCGAGCACGGTCATGCTCAACGGGTTCCTGGAGCGCGAGTACACCCTTGATCTCTTCGAGGAGATCACCGGGCTCCGGATGAACATGGCGTACGTGCGTCCCGGCGGTGTCGCGCAGGATCTGCCGAGCGGCGCGCTGAGCAAGATCCGCGACTATCTGGACCGGATGCCCAAGCGGATCCAGGCGATGCGCAAGCTGATGGACGCCAACCCGGTCTACCTGGCGCGGACCAAGGACGTCGCCTACCTCGACCTGACCGGCTGCATGGCGCTGGGCATCACCGGCCCGGTGCTGCGTTCGACCGGCCTGCCGTGGGACCTGCGCAAGTCGCAGCCCTATTGCGGTTACGAGAACTACGACTTCGAGGTCGCCACCGAGGAGAGCGCGGACGTGTACGGCCGCTACCTCGTCCGGATGACCGAGATGGAGGAGTCCCTGAAGATCGTCGAGCAGTGCTGGGAGCGGCTGCAGACGGTCAAGGGCCCGGTGATGGTCGAGGACAAGAAGATCGGCTGGCCGGCGCAGCTGGCCATCGGCGCGGACGGCATGGGCAACTCGCCGCGGCACATCGCGCACATCATGGGCACCTCGATGGAGGCCCTCATCCACCACTTCAAGCTGGTGACCGAGGGGTTCCGGGTGCCCGCGGGACAGGCGTACGTGCCGATCGAGTCGCCGCGCGGGGAACTGGCCGCGCACGTGGTCAGCGACGGCGGCACCCGGCCGTTCCGGGTGCACTTCCGCGAGCCGTCGTTCGTCAACCTGCAGGCGGCGCCGGTGATGTGCGAGGGCGGGATGGTCGCGGACGTGATCGCGGCCGTGGCCAGTATCGACCCGGTGATGGGGGGTGTGGACCGATGA
- the nuoE gene encoding NADH-quinone oxidoreductase subunit NuoE produces MTTPEGGREAGTAVFVTLEAPGGGESVESVEEYEPAERERLERDAKEIIARYPKPRSALLPMLHLVQSADGYVSRRGIEFCAEQLGITPAQVTGVATFYTMYKRAPVGEYHVGVCINTLCAIMGGDQIWSELSEHLGVGHDEATPDGTVSLERIECNAACDFAPVMTVNWEFFDNMTPEKAKALVDDLRQGKQVVPSRGPSGLCSWKDASRVLAGFPDGRANEGLQAGPESLVGLKLAKERGWEAPAADADRPQPHEPVRPGEITPPPVEPGKPVGGEAKPGTQEGRNQ; encoded by the coding sequence ATGACGACGCCGGAAGGCGGCCGGGAGGCGGGCACCGCGGTGTTCGTGACCCTGGAGGCGCCCGGGGGCGGCGAGTCCGTCGAGTCCGTCGAGGAGTACGAGCCCGCGGAGCGGGAGCGGCTGGAGCGGGACGCGAAGGAGATCATCGCCCGCTATCCCAAGCCGCGGTCGGCGCTGCTGCCGATGCTGCACCTGGTGCAGTCGGCGGACGGCTACGTCTCGCGGCGCGGGATCGAGTTCTGCGCCGAGCAGCTGGGCATCACTCCCGCGCAGGTGACCGGGGTCGCCACGTTCTACACGATGTACAAGCGTGCGCCGGTCGGCGAATACCATGTCGGCGTCTGCATCAACACGCTGTGCGCGATCATGGGCGGTGACCAGATCTGGTCAGAGCTGAGCGAGCATCTGGGCGTCGGCCACGACGAGGCCACCCCGGACGGCACGGTCAGCCTGGAGCGGATCGAGTGCAACGCCGCGTGCGACTTCGCGCCGGTGATGACGGTCAACTGGGAGTTCTTCGACAACATGACTCCCGAGAAGGCCAAGGCGCTGGTGGACGACCTCCGCCAGGGCAAGCAGGTGGTTCCTTCACGCGGGCCGTCCGGGCTGTGCTCCTGGAAGGACGCGTCCCGGGTGCTGGCCGGGTTCCCCGACGGGCGCGCGAACGAGGGCCTCCAGGCGGGGCCGGAGTCGCTGGTCGGGCTGAAGCTGGCCAAGGAGCGGGGCTGGGAGGCCCCGGCCGCGGACGCGGACCGGCCGCAGCCGCACGAACCCGTCCGGCCCGGCGAGATCACGCCGCCGCCGGTCGAGCCCGGCAAGCCGGTCGGCGGCGAGGCCAAGCCCGGTACGCAGGAGGGCCGGAACCAATGA